TTGGTTCTCATATAATCTATTTTTTAATTAAACAAGTAGTAACAAAAAAAGTTTGGAACAATGAAAGCAATAACAATAAAGCAACCGTGGGCCTCATTAATCGTTCACGGTATCAAGGATATTGAGAACCGGAGTTGGCGAACAAATTTCCGTGGACGTGTCCTTATTCATTCAAGCGCAAAGGGTGATATTGCCAAGTTTGGCTGCTTACAGCCAAATCAAAGACTAAAGATTCTTAATACGCCTATGAGCCGTATAGGTTTCAACGATCTTCCTTTTGGCTCCATCATCGGTAGTGTGGAGATTGTAGACTGTGTGCAAAATCATCCATCCATTTGGGCGAATAAAGGGGTATATAATTGGGTCTTGGCTAATCCAATTCTTTTTGAAAAACTATTTGAGAACGTGAAAGGTAAGCTATCCTTTTGGGATTATTCCGGTTGCAACGAAGTAAAGATTGAGTGCC
This portion of the Bacteroides acidifaciens genome encodes:
- a CDS encoding ASCH domain-containing protein; translated protein: MKAITIKQPWASLIVHGIKDIENRSWRTNFRGRVLIHSSAKGDIAKFGCLQPNQRLKILNTPMSRIGFNDLPFGSIIGSVEIVDCVQNHPSIWANKGVYNWVLANPILFEKLFENVKGKLSFWDYSGCNEVKIECPECGSIEMAVEDYTTVPFNTFIHSCNKCGYVIMESEWNKINE